The region CCTTTAACGCGGGCTTACTTGATCGCTCCATCATCTTAAACACGAAAGACTATAAGCGAATAGTAAAGCCACGAATCGTGAATTTTGCCACTATTTAAATAAAAACATTAATGCGGTAAATTTCAAATTTGTTATAATCAATCTACTTAATACCCAAAAGGAGTAAAAATGTATCATTTTAGCTTTTATAACCCTGTTAGGATAGAATTCGGCGAAGGCAAAGAGCAGCATATCGGAGCTTATATGAAAAAATTCAGCGCTAAAAAGACGCTTTTGCTCTATGGAAGCGAGCGAATCAAGCAGACCGGGTTATTTGACCTAGTGGCAAAAAGCCTAAAGCAAGAGCAGATAGAATTTACCGCTCTTGGCGGAGTTAAGAGCAATCCCGTGCTAAGTAAGGTAAATGAAGCGATCAAAATCGCACGAGAATTTGGCGCAGATAGCGTGCTTGCGGTTGGAGGCGGCTCGGTGCTTGACAGTGCCAAAACTATCGCCGCGGGAGCTTGTTATGAAGGTGATGTGTGGGATTTTTTCACAGGCAAAACTCCAAAGACCGCTCTTAAAATTTTTGATATCATAACTCTAGCCGCAACTGCAAGTGAGATGAACAACGGAGCCATCATAACCAAAGAAGAAACAAAAGAAAAGTACGCCATAAGCGGCGAGGCTCTATTTCCTAAAGTTTCCGTGATAAATCCAAAGCTTCAATCAACCGTAACAAGCGAGTATCTAGCCTACTCCGCAAGCGATGTGATAGCGCATTCTATCGAAGGATATTTCACGGCAAGCATTCATCCTGAAATCATAAATTTGCAAGTTGAAGCTAACATCAAAACGATAATAAAAACAACCGAAATTTTACTTCAAAATCCCGATGAATACGACGCAAGAGGCGAGTTTGCGTGGGCTGCGACAATGGCTTTAAACCACATAACCAGAGCAGGCACGAAGGACATAAGCTTTCCAAATCACATGATAGAGCACGCCATGAGCGCGGTAACGGACTGTGCGCACGGTGCTGGGCTTAGCGTGGTGATGCCTGCATGGATGAAGTGGTATAAAGATAAAAATTTAGCGCAGTTTGAGAGGTTTGGGCGAGAAATTTTTGGCGTAAATTCGGTAGACGAAGGCATACAAGCGCTTAAATCGTGGTTTGATAAGATAGGCACGCCGACAAGCCTTAAACAACTAAACATAGATAAAAGCACGCTAGAAGAGATTATTGATGTCGCCGCACAAAATGCCGTAGCCTGGAGAATGGATAAAATTTACACTAAAAAGACGATAGAAGAAATTTTAAATTTGGCAAACTAACGCTAACTAACAAGCTGTGTTAGCGCAAAACAGGAGCAAAAATGATAAAAGAAGTAGAACTCTCAAAAGCCTATAGACTGGTAAATACCGGCCCAACCTGCCTCATAAGCGCGAAATTTGAAGGCATAGAAAACGCGATGAGCGCATCTTGGGTTTGTGCGCTTGATTATGACAAGATAAGCGTAGTTATTGATTCTTTGGCATTTACGCGCTTGCTCATAGAAAGAAGCGGTTATTTTGCCGTTAGTATTCCGTGCGCGAAACAAGCAAATTTAGTTATGAAGCTGGGCTTAATCTCAAGACATCAAAATGCCGCTAAAATGCAAAATGTAAGGCTCTTTTATCAAGACGGCTTTAATGTGCCGTTAGTTGATGGTTGCCTCGCTTGGTTAGTATGTAAGGCGCTAACAAACAAAGCTAACCAGAGCGAATTTGACCTATTTATGGGCGAAGTTGTGGGTGCGTGGGCCGATACTAGAGTATTTGAAGAAGGTAGATGGAAATTTGACGAGTGCGAGGAGGAGTTAAGAAGCCTTCACTACGTAGCGGGCGGGGAATTTTATACGCTTGGTAAAAAGATAAATGTAAAGAGCTAAAATTTACTTTTGTTTAATAAAATTCAAAAATAATTTCATACCAAAAGGAAAAGAATGAAGAAATTTTTACCGCTTGCGATTTTAGCGGCGTTTTACGGATGTGGCGATAATAATATCGACACGGTTAAAAAATATACTTTCGAGCAAGACAAATCAATGAGCATAGGCACTGCGATCAATGGATTTAAAGAGTGCGGGAGCGTAAAGTGGCTTGATGAGAGTAACAAGGATCAAAAGATAGTAAGCGCTACTTGCACAGTAAAACCAAGCGTATTAAAGACGGAATTTGAAGATATAAACGGCAAATATCAAGCCGCACTTAAAAAAGAGCAAGACGAAAATCAAGAGCAGTTAGATAAAGCCGTAGAAAGAATTACGAGCGAATTTGAGCGCATAAAGCCGGGCACAAAACTAAACAAAGAAAAGATCATTGAGATCGCAGATAAATTTTGCAAATATGAAAAAGAAAATATATTTCCCGCAACTTGCGATAACGAAGCGATTGCAAAAACGCTCGCCGAGGAACATGATATAAAACAAGACTCATTATTTGCGTTAGCGGGCTTTGCTCACAACTTCTCTCATATCACGCTTCTTACTAAACGCGAAGTTAAACCGCTGTGGCTAGGTGCACTTCCTAAAGAGATCAAAGCTCGCGAATACAAATTCAGCTTTTTTATCAACACCGACAAAAGCGTGAGTATCAAAGAGATCGTTTTAACCGAGGATGGCGAGAGCAAGAAAATCAGCAAATCGATACTATCTAAGGTTTATGCTAGATAAATTTAAGGGGCGCTTCGCCTCTTAAATCAAACAAACTCGTCAAAGAAATCCTTATCGACTTCACAAATTTCGATATTTTGTCTGACCTCAACGCCCACCTTATACTTTATCATCAATTCCGCAAGTCACTCGCCGTCAATGAGAGCTATAGAGTGATCCTGCAAGTTTTTCGCATAATGCTCGGCATCTTTAGTAAATTTTGAAGTAGTGATGAAAACGCCCTTTTTCGTCTGCTTATCTAAAATAGCTCCTGCAAATTTATTAAGCTCGGGACGGGTGATGCTTCCTTGCCGGCGCTTAGCCTGAATATAAATTTTAGAAATTCCAAGCTCATCTTCGTTTATTATCCCATCTATACCGCCATCGGCTCCATCTTTTGTGAGTGTGCCTTCGCCGTAACCCATCTTAACCAAAAGATTTTTTACCAAGTCTTCAAAGAATTTGGGACTTTTAGCGTTTATCTCATCTAAAATTTGAGCCTTTAAAAGCTCTTTAAGCGCTATATCGGCACTATTTATAGCTTCTATCGGAGTTATATCTTTTGAATTTTGTTCATTTGCAGATAACGGCTTGTTATGTTTGCTACTTCTGGTTTTGTTATAAACCTCGTCATACCAAGAGCTAAATTTAGCCTCAGAGTTCTTATCGGAGCAAATTTTTACACCAAATTCTGTTATCTTAAAAGTGCCTCGCCCTATTTTTTGAGCAGGTCTTTTATTTTTTGGCAAATTCATAACCTCTTGTATAGAGGCAAGATAACTTAATGCCCAACTAGCCCTGCTTACGTATAAAAGCACTTTACCGCTTGGTATTTTAAGCTCCTTTTCATCATCGCTAAGTTTAAAATATTTCGACACGAATTCATAAATTTCTTTTCTATCCGCTTCGCTTTTAGCGCTAAGAAATCAAAGTATCGGTAGCATCATCTCTTTGTGACTTGGCACCATATAAATTCTCCTTTACGTTATAAACCACTCCTGAGCGGGGCTTTTATCCTCAAATGGCTTTGTGATGATAGTTCTTTCGCCGACTTTAGCGCTATACTCGCGCTCTTTATCCGCTCTTGTATAAGCAAGAGCTAAACGCACGGCAAATTTAAGATCCTCCTCATCGGCATTTAAATTTATAAGACTAACCGCGCCCACAACGCTATCGTCAAACTCTATTTGAGCAAATTTCGGATTTTGAAGCGCGAGTAGTTTTTCGTTATCGCTTTCGTCGCGTCCGATCACCATCTTTGAGCCGTTTTTAAGCCTCAAATGCCGCCCTATCCTAAGAAGCTGCATATCTTTTAGGCTCATATCTTTATCAAATTTTAAAAAGTCTTTTATCTTGTTTGCAAAGCCTTCGACCGTGAGCAAGCACCCACCCGCAGGGCTTTCAAAATCCACAAAACCGAATTTCTTAGCAAGCGCTATCTGAGGTTTTCTATCTCTTCCGCTAAGTCCAAGCAGGCGCTCTCTATCCACCCAACCCTCGTGCTCGGGCTTGGTTGGCTTCATAAGAAGTGCCGACATCGGACGCAAGATAAGATCATCTTCATCTTTAGCTAAAGTCTTTACATGCACCATAGCATCGCGCCTTTGGCTCATCGGACGCTGCCCAAGAACCTCACCCGTAGCAATAAAGCTCGCACCCTCGTCCTCCATCATGCCAAGAGCCGTCTTAAACATATACGCGTGACAATCGATACAGGGATTAAAGTGCTTACCATACCCAAATTTCGGATTAAAAAGCACATTTTGCAAATATTCGCTTCTGATATCGATTATCTTTAACTCCGCTCCCGCCATTGCCGCACGTTTTTTAAGCACCTCAAATTTACTCTCGCCCGCACCAAATCCTATATCAATATGAATAGCAAGCACATCTACGCCTTGCTCCTTTAAAAGCTTGATAGCAAGCATACTATCAAGCCCACCGCTAAATAAAACTAACGCTTTCACTTTTTAAATTTTTCCTCCAAATCTTCTAATACTTTTCTTATTTTTTTTAAAGTGATCTCTTTCTTTTCATAAGGTATATTTGAAGCCAAACAATTAGCCCGCATATCTTTGTAATAATCAATTTTAAGCCTATAAATAGCTTTTAGTACTGTCGCTTCATCTTGTAAAACATCAACGTTAAATAGCAAAATTTCGCGTAAAATAGGCTCATCCTCATCCGATCTTCGCAATACCGCATCAAATATATCACCGTATCTCAAAAAATACTCTCGCCTTACTAAATCTAAAACCATATCGCTTAAATTCTGATTTTCTAAAATTGTCTTAATAAGCTGAATTTCTACGCTTGAACGAAGCGGAATTTTCATGCCGTTTGTTTGATATGCAATTTGATATTCCTGCTGAGAAACGAAATCTTGAGAGTTAAGATTTTGCCTTGTAACACCGCTTAAACGAAAGGAATTCATATCTATCTTAAGCAAATTTGCCACAAGCGGCGCATAAGAATTTGCAATTATCGGCTTTAGACTCATCGTAAATTCACGCACCTCTTCAAGAGCCTTTTGCTTTTGTATCGGGCGGGTTAGGTCAAATTTAGCCACTAAATTTCTTATATAAAACTCTCCGATCTCAACTCCGCTTTCAAACATATCGCCAAGCTCTTTTATCTTGCCTGCCACGACCATATCGGCAGGATCGGCTCCGCCTTCAAGGATAACGACACTTCCGTCTATCTCGTTTTGCGCAAGCAGGTGAGCGGATTTAACAGCCGCGTTTATGCCCGCACTATCACCGTCAAAGCAAAGCACCACGCTTAGCTCGCCTCGCTTTAAAAGCGGCAAATGCTTTTGCGTAAGAGCCGTTCCAAGCACCGCTACGGCGTTGGTAAATCCGGCATGATGAAGCATAATCACGTCAAGATAGCCCTCGGTGATTATGATTTGATTTTTGGCGTGAATGTCGCGTTTTGCCAAGTGATAGCCGTAAAAAAGCGTTGATTTATCAAAAATTTCACTCTGAGGCGAATTTACGTATTTAGCCTGATGTCCCGAAAGCGTGCGTCCTCCAAAGCCAACAAGCTTGCCCGTGTGCGTGTAGATCGGAAAGGTGATACGCTGGATAAAACTTGCGTAAATTCCGCTTTCGTTTTGCTTGACGATGCCTGATTCAAGCGCTTCGTTTGGCAAAATTTGCTCGTTTTCAAGCAGTCTTATCGTCTGAATGCTATCAGGTGCAAACCCAAGCTCAAATTTCTCACAAAGCGCATCCGTAACACCCCGCGAGTATAGATACTCTATCGCCGCAGGAGTCTTATAAAGCAAACTGCGATAGTAGGCGTTTGCTTTTTCAAGGACGTGTTTATTTTCTTTCACATTTTCACGCTCGTTTTTTACGTAATTAAGCGTGAAATTTGAAAGCATCGCGATCTTTTCGATAGCTTCCGGATATGTAAGCTTTTCGTAATCCATCACGAATTTTATGACGTCTCCGCCCGCCTTGCATGAAAAGCAGTGAAATATCCCGCGGCTTGGGCTCACGCTCATGCTCGGGTTTTTATCGTCGTGAAACGGACATACGCAGACGTAGTTTGAGCCTGATTTTTTAAGTGGGATATAGTGCCCTACGATGTCGATTATATCGGCTTGTTCTTTGAGTTTTTCAATGGATTTTGGATCTATCATAAGCGAGATTATACAATCACTTGTTTGATTTCACACTGAACCGCTGCCTAAAAGCCATTCGGGCAATCTTTGCTAAATTTTATAAAGACAAACCAGACACCAAAGACAAGCGGGAATAAAACCAAACGACATTTTTGCTATAATAAGCTTAAAATTTAGCGTTGGAATTTACATTGGATATATTTTTTATAGAGTTTAGAGATCCGATTTTCGGGCTTGTCGTGTTTGTTTCGCTTGTCCTTATGATAGCCGTTTTAAGCTACATCTGGGGTGTTTTTAGAAACAAAGACGAAAAGCAGGAGCTAGAGAAATTTTTAAAGAAATTTGACAAAACCGAAGGGCTTAGCAGCGAGCATAAAGATATGCTTGTCAAATTTGACGTAGATAGCGCCTCTCTTTGTTTTCTAGCAAACACGTTTGCAAAGAGCGGTTACTTCGAAAAGGCGATAAATATCTACTCGATCGCACTTAGCAAAGCAAAGAGCAAAAGCGAAAAAGAGCCTATTTTTACGGATTTGGGGCAGGTATTTTTCAAAGCGGGTTTTTTGCAAAAGGCTAGAGATATATTTTTAGAAGCGTTAAAGCTATCTCCGCGCAACCAAACCGCGCTTAAATTTCTAACTGTCGTTTATGAAAAATTAAAAGAGTATGACGAAGCGCTAAACGCTCTTGATGCGCTTGAAGAGCTTGGACTTGACGTCAAATCCCAAAAAGCCTATATCGATATCATGAAAATTTTGATAGATAAGCAGATGAGTCTGGAAGAAAAAACCGATAAAATTTTAAAGCTTAAAGACAAATTTACTCTTGCCAATCGCATGGCGCTTGAAAACTGGCTGCAAAAAGGAGCGGATATCGTAAATTTCCCTGATTTTCCGCCATTAAAAGACGTTTTTGATATCATCTACAGACAAGAGCGGGCGGTAAATTTAAGCGATGAAGAGTATAAATCGCTATTTTACGCTAAAAATTTAAGCGACGAGCCGGCAAAAGAGCTTGGATTTGAGCTTGAAGTGATGACGAATTTAAAAAAAGCGGGCTTTAACAAAGCCGATCTTAGCTTTAATTACATCTGTAAAAATTGCAAAAACTCCTTTCCGCTTCATTTTTACCGCTGTCCGATCTGCCACGAGCTAGGAAGCGCTCAAATTTTGCCTCATATCACGGAAAAATCCAATGAAAACAGTATGCCTTTTTAGCGACGGCTCGTGCCTTAATAACCCGGGCGCAGGCGGTTGGGCATATATCCTAGAATACGGCAAACACACAAAAGAAGCAAGCGGAGCCGAAGCCATGACAACTAACAATCAAATGGAGCTTAGGGCTGTTATCGAAGGGCTAAAAGCTCTAAAAGAGCCTTGCGTCGTTAAGCTTTACACCGATAGCTCATACGTGGCAAACGCGATAAACGAGTGGCTTGAGGGCTGGGTAAAAAAGGCATTTAAAAATGTAAAAAACGTCCCGATGTGGCAGGAGTTTTTAGAAATTTCAAAACCTCACGACATCCGTGCCACATGGGTTAAAGCTCACAACGGACATCCGCAAAATGAGCGTTGTGACACGCTAGCAAGGCAGGCGGCAACCAAGATAAAAGATGAAGGCAACCTATAAAAATGCAAAATTTAAAAGCACTCGAAGAAAAGCTGGGATACAAATTTAAAGAGATAAATAACCTAAAAAACGCACTTACGCACAAAAGCTGCAAAAAAGGCAAAAATAACGAACGGCTTGAATTTTTAGGCGATGCGGTGATGGATCTGGTGATAGCCGATTATCTGTTTCGCAAATTTAAAAACACCGACGAAGGCGATATGAGCAAGCTTCGCGCCGCACTTGTCAATGAAAAAAGCTTTGCAAATTTGGCAAGCTATCTGAATTTAGGCGAGCATATATTTATATCCGCAGCAGAAGAAAACAACGGCGGGCGCGAGAAAATTTCGATACTATCGGACGCTTTTGAGGCGGTTATGGGAGCTATTTACATAGAAAGCGGTTTTGAGGAGGTCAATAGCGTAGCCATAAGGCTCTTTGAGATATGCTATCCTGATATCGATCTTAAAAATTTGACCAAGGATTATAAAACGACTTTGCAAGAAATCACTCA is a window of Campylobacter sp. CCUG 57310 DNA encoding:
- a CDS encoding restriction endonuclease — its product is MTEFGVKICSDKNSEAKFSSWYDEVYNKTRSSKHNKPLSANEQNSKDITPIEAINSADIALKELLKAQILDEINAKSPKFFEDLVKNLLVKMGYGEGTLTKDGADGGIDGIINEDELGISKIYIQAKRRQGSITRPELNKFAGAILDKQTKKGVFITTSKFTKDAEHYAKNLQDHSIALIDGE
- a CDS encoding argininosuccinate synthase domain-containing protein, translated to MKALVLFSGGLDSMLAIKLLKEQGVDVLAIHIDIGFGAGESKFEVLKKRAAMAGAELKIIDIRSEYLQNVLFNPKFGYGKHFNPCIDCHAYMFKTALGMMEDEGASFIATGEVLGQRPMSQRRDAMVHVKTLAKDEDDLILRPMSALLMKPTKPEHEGWVDRERLLGLSGRDRKPQIALAKKFGFVDFESPAGGCLLTVEGFANKIKDFLKFDKDMSLKDMQLLRIGRHLRLKNGSKMVIGRDESDNEKLLALQNPKFAQIEFDDSVVGAVSLINLNADEEDLKFAVRLALAYTRADKEREYSAKVGERTIITKPFEDKSPAQEWFIT
- the rnc gene encoding ribonuclease III — translated: MQNLKALEEKLGYKFKEINNLKNALTHKSCKKGKNNERLEFLGDAVMDLVIADYLFRKFKNTDEGDMSKLRAALVNEKSFANLASYLNLGEHIFISAAEENNGGREKISILSDAFEAVMGAIYIESGFEEVNSVAIRLFEICYPDIDLKNLTKDYKTTLQEITQAKLGVTPEYKLVRSFGPDHKKEFEIALLLKDVEISRAIGKSKKEAQQLAAKTAIEKIKDKS
- a CDS encoding flavin reductase family protein, with the translated sequence MIKEVELSKAYRLVNTGPTCLISAKFEGIENAMSASWVCALDYDKISVVIDSLAFTRLLIERSGYFAVSIPCAKQANLVMKLGLISRHQNAAKMQNVRLFYQDGFNVPLVDGCLAWLVCKALTNKANQSEFDLFMGEVVGAWADTRVFEEGRWKFDECEEELRSLHYVAGGEFYTLGKKINVKS
- the rnhA gene encoding ribonuclease HI, whose translation is MKTVCLFSDGSCLNNPGAGGWAYILEYGKHTKEASGAEAMTTNNQMELRAVIEGLKALKEPCVVKLYTDSSYVANAINEWLEGWVKKAFKNVKNVPMWQEFLEISKPHDIRATWVKAHNGHPQNERCDTLARQAATKIKDEGNL
- a CDS encoding CDC27 family protein, whose amino-acid sequence is MDIFFIEFRDPIFGLVVFVSLVLMIAVLSYIWGVFRNKDEKQELEKFLKKFDKTEGLSSEHKDMLVKFDVDSASLCFLANTFAKSGYFEKAINIYSIALSKAKSKSEKEPIFTDLGQVFFKAGFLQKARDIFLEALKLSPRNQTALKFLTVVYEKLKEYDEALNALDALEELGLDVKSQKAYIDIMKILIDKQMSLEEKTDKILKLKDKFTLANRMALENWLQKGADIVNFPDFPPLKDVFDIIYRQERAVNLSDEEYKSLFYAKNLSDEPAKELGFELEVMTNLKKAGFNKADLSFNYICKNCKNSFPLHFYRCPICHELGSAQILPHITEKSNENSMPF
- the dnaG gene encoding DNA primase, which codes for MIDPKSIEKLKEQADIIDIVGHYIPLKKSGSNYVCVCPFHDDKNPSMSVSPSRGIFHCFSCKAGGDVIKFVMDYEKLTYPEAIEKIAMLSNFTLNYVKNERENVKENKHVLEKANAYYRSLLYKTPAAIEYLYSRGVTDALCEKFELGFAPDSIQTIRLLENEQILPNEALESGIVKQNESGIYASFIQRITFPIYTHTGKLVGFGGRTLSGHQAKYVNSPQSEIFDKSTLFYGYHLAKRDIHAKNQIIITEGYLDVIMLHHAGFTNAVAVLGTALTQKHLPLLKRGELSVVLCFDGDSAGINAAVKSAHLLAQNEIDGSVVILEGGADPADMVVAGKIKELGDMFESGVEIGEFYIRNLVAKFDLTRPIQKQKALEEVREFTMSLKPIIANSYAPLVANLLKIDMNSFRLSGVTRQNLNSQDFVSQQEYQIAYQTNGMKIPLRSSVEIQLIKTILENQNLSDMVLDLVRREYFLRYGDIFDAVLRRSDEDEPILREILLFNVDVLQDEATVLKAIYRLKIDYYKDMRANCLASNIPYEKKEITLKKIRKVLEDLEEKFKK
- a CDS encoding iron-containing alcohol dehydrogenase; the encoded protein is MYHFSFYNPVRIEFGEGKEQHIGAYMKKFSAKKTLLLYGSERIKQTGLFDLVAKSLKQEQIEFTALGGVKSNPVLSKVNEAIKIAREFGADSVLAVGGGSVLDSAKTIAAGACYEGDVWDFFTGKTPKTALKIFDIITLAATASEMNNGAIITKEETKEKYAISGEALFPKVSVINPKLQSTVTSEYLAYSASDVIAHSIEGYFTASIHPEIINLQVEANIKTIIKTTEILLQNPDEYDARGEFAWAATMALNHITRAGTKDISFPNHMIEHAMSAVTDCAHGAGLSVVMPAWMKWYKDKNLAQFERFGREIFGVNSVDEGIQALKSWFDKIGTPTSLKQLNIDKSTLEEIIDVAAQNAVAWRMDKIYTKKTIEEILNLAN